From a single Brassica oleracea var. oleracea cultivar TO1000 chromosome C5, BOL, whole genome shotgun sequence genomic region:
- the LOC106344935 gene encoding LOW QUALITY PROTEIN: uncharacterized protein At1g32220, chloroplastic (The sequence of the model RefSeq protein was modified relative to this genomic sequence to represent the inferred CDS: inserted 1 base in 1 codon; deleted 1 base in 1 codon; substituted 2 bases at 2 genomic stop codons): protein MGGLTVTILCSILSCVKCSYDEASIDIVADIKSERVVLLGGNGFVGSAICKAAISNRIEVLSVSKXKKESINTSSGHPNFQDSWLDQVTWVTGDVFYLNWNEVLLGATVIVSTIGGFGNGEQAKNFXSSSSLCFISDISYRCAWVLKFVLLTVHDYNLSPVVLSSGYFTEKRNAEAELLSKYXNSGVVLRSGFIYRKRKVNGFEVPLDLVGEPLDKIGLDDVNCV, encoded by the exons ATGGGAGGCTTGACAGTTACCATCCTTTGTAGTA TCTTGTCTTGTGTTAAGTGCAGTTATGATGAAGCTTCGATTGATATTGTGGCGGATATCAAATCTGAAAGG GTTGTACTTCTTGGAGGAAATGGTTTCGTTGGCTCAGCTATCTGCAAAGCAGCAATCTCCAACAGAATCGAGGTTTTAAGTGTCAGCAAGTAAAAGAAAGAGAGTATCAACACTAGT TCTGGTCATCCCAACTTCCAAGATTCATGGTTGGATCAGGTTACATGGGTTACTG GTGATGTTTTCTATTTGAATTGGAATGAAGTACTTCTCGGTGCTACTGTTATAGTTTCCACCATTGGTGGTTTTGGAAATGGAGAACAAGCTAAAAACTTCTAGTCATCATCTTCGTTGTGTTTCATTTCAGACATCTCTTATCGT TGTGCATGGGTTCTTAAGTTTGTCTTGCTCACTGTTCACGACTACAATCTTTCGCCAGTTGTTCTATCCAGCGGTTATTTCACCGAAAAACGTAATGCAGAGGCAGAACTTCTATCCAAAT ATAACTCCG GAGTTGTGTTGAGATCAGGTTTCATATACCGGAAACGAAAAGTGAATGGATTCGAGGTTCCGCTTGATCTGGTAGGGGAACCACTAGACAAGATTGGTTTAGATGACGTCAACTGTGTTTAA